The sequence GATGAGGCAGTGCTGCTATGCAAGCTGTTGGAGCACACCCAGCGTGCTGTTCGGCACGGTGGTGCCGTCGTATACCGCGACCGACAGTGCCTGACCGCCATCGTAACTTTGGTCCGGCAGTTGACGGAGGCGGTGACGTTGTCGATGCTGTCTGGCGTGGTTGAGGGCGAtgtcgaggaggagagccCCGACCCACGCGACGAACTCACACGCATGCAGCAGGTGTATGGGCTGATGGAAGAGCTTCACATCGCCGGCTACCTGGATCCGGTACTGCTTCCTCAGCAAAGCGCCAGCGCACTTTACGCTCAGATACGTGCCATGCGTGTGTCTTATGGGCAGCGCGTGCACAAGCggcaggtggtggcagcgctgcgccagcggaCTAACGGGACTGCAGCAGAGACTAACCGTGTTGGCGCCGTCGTGCCTGTCGGCGGTGAATGACTCCTGTAGAGAAAGGCTCGAGCACCTATCGGATAGgacggtgtgtgcgtgtgtgggtaaGTAAACGCTTCCTCTCAACTGCCACGTACGCcttcgcagccgctgctttGTCTCCACTTTAGCTTCGGAGGTgaagtgaggaggagaggggaggggggaaggcagCCACAGCAAGCAGAGCCAGAGAGGTGAGAAAGTTAGTATTGAGGGGATGGAGAGAACGAGAATGAGCGCAGTGAGTGACAGCATGTCAGGCCTTGGCCGACGtacctttctcttctttcctggTATTCTCTCTATCTCTTCTACGTCACGACGTGTCTGTCCCtgttcttcttccctcgttCCTGTAGTCCGCCTTGCAGGCGACGTTTGGCgcatctctttttcttctggtgtggtggtgggttAAAAAGGCACACGGTGCTACAGAGCTAAACAACAAACTCCGGAATGGTGCGAGATGGCGTAATGAAAAGTTCCTCAACAAGTGCAACGTAATGATAGTCacgagcagcaacaacgaaaGTTGAACGAGTCgcttcaccccctccccctccctctcaacGACGAACTCATGTACGTGCGTGCCACGCAATCAAGGAGGATAAAGTTGGACGGATTATTTTTGGATTCTCTAGGCGAACGACCTCCGCGAGTACGTtgaagtgtgtgtgggctCTTTCTGTTTGCGCTGGAATCGGTATCCTGCGCAAGCGCGGAATCTCTCCTCTCGTGCGCTCggtctcctcctctacctTATTCTTTGCTATCgctgctctttttcttggcGATGACGCTTCTTACTACTCCATCACCATTTCTGCACCTTTGCAGATTGCGCTGGCTGCCCATATAGCGCACTCTTGTGTTCTCCTCCTACCCGCTTCGCTTCCTGTTGACGTCCACCctgaagagaggaaaacgagaCAAACCAAGCGCGCCATCTACTCTACGCACCGACGCACTTCATTGTCTGGAGCGCTCTTCTCACACCAACCTCTTTGTTCTTCTTTATTGAGCgccactcctctcccccctttccggCGCCCATCATGGCCTCTGTCTCGTTATCTGTCTCCCCCGTGACAGGGGAGCAGACTATGCCCTCTGCCGACACCATCCAGCAGTTTCAGGAGaccttctcctttgtgcGTCACGAACGAGAAGATGTTCGCAAGATGGCAATTCATGGCATCGCCGAGCACAGCAAGGAGAACCGCGATCTCTATCTCTTTTTAGCCTCCGCGCAGTACGGCCCCAGCTGCACCGACGCCCTCCTCCAATGTCTGCACCCGGGCGGCAAACTCGTGCTAGGTGACATTCTGACAATCCTTATCAACTGCTCGGCtgacggcagctgcgccgagatgctggtgcagcgcaaGGTGGTGCGCAAGGCAATGCGGCTGCTGGATGGGATGGCGCGGAGTGATCAGCCAGAGTCGTACGTGCGCAGCATTTTGGAGCTGACGCTGATGTTGCTGAACAACCTCACAGCCAGCCACGTGACCGCCATTGACGACCTTTTGCAAAAAAATGACGAGGACATGCGTGGCTTCTACCTCGGAAAGCTGCAGGTGTACTACGAGCGCTTCGTGTCCGCCATGGAGGCGGCAAGAAGTGTGGTGAATGGGGAGGCAGCAGCCGAAGTCGGAGAGGATGCAGCGAAGAAGACCGATCATGCAGCGAGCGATGACGGTGAGGACTTGGCGAACCCGAAGCACACCTCGTTGCCCGCTACGTCACACCGAGACTTGAGTCGGTGGATCCTTCACATTCTGCTCAATGTCACCCGCACCCTCGACGGTCAGGAGCTGTTGCTGGAAGACAGCGAGTGGCGCGGGACCTTGAGCAGCTCGCTCTCGTCACCGAACCCACGCCATCGCTATCTTGCCGCCCAGTGCTATTGCAACTGCAGTTGCTCACCAAAGCCACTCTACAGCCTAATCCTGAAGAGCGACGCGCTTGTGACAGCAGTGGAACGGCTGAACTGCAAGGAGCCAATTGAGGATATTCAGAAGAGCCTGGCAGAGTTCATCGCCAGCATGCTCGAGTCAGAGGATGGCATGGCAAGACTGGAGAGTGTAAACGCGAAGAAAGTGCTCGCGGGGGCACTCGATGTCTCGAAGGCCGCACACGCCGCGAAGGTGGCTGCTTCAGCTAGCTGCGTGGAGGTAGTCGAGGAGGATGGCTCATCTgtcgcagcgacgccagcgGTCACGCTAGCACCCAGCGTGAGCGAGTTTCTCGAGCGGAGTGTGCTGCCTTATCTGGACGACATCATGGACGCCTACATTGCACCTGGTAGCGACGAGCTTGATTGAGCCCACGGCCGTGTGCTAGCCCATATCCTCGTTCACTGAAAGAGGCAGGTGGAGAACGGTGTGCTTGTGGGGTGATAGTGTGGCTGCTCGACTCGAGTAAGTTTGAATAAGGTGCTCACTTAACACTACGGATAACTCTAGAAAAGATACTGTCACCtatctgcagcagcagcagcagcgcggtgGTAGCCTACCTACTCAAGCAAGTAACGCAGTGCTTGACTGAGCTACGTTTGCTTCTCGAGGGGAAATCGGTGtgcatggcgctgctgtgacCTGAGTCACCCCATCAGCTCCACGCTAAGTTTTTGCATCAGGCGGCAGAAAACGCGCACCAATGCAATCGGGGGAGACATTGTCGCGCGCTTCGAAAATGAAGAACGGTTGAAgattttttccctttctcatCACCTCCTTTCCCTTACTTACattctcccttctcttttcccgtTGCTCCTCCCATCTCTCATGACTTACCGCGACGCTGCTCCCGATATGTGTCCCCCACTTAGCCTTCAGCACCATCTACGCTCCACTCCACGTGTCTCAAGCACCCTACAGCCTTTTCGAACCCCAGTGACGTTGGTTTTCTAgctgtgtgctgcttctcttaTCATCTCCGATCTGTCTTTTCTCGCCCACCGGCCATCTGAGCAGATCTTCACTTTTGCTCTCGTTCTTGTGTCAGCCATGTTCCGGCGCCTGGGTCTGCAGGGCTTCACCAGCAGCCGTGCTGTGTGCTCAGGCGCTCGTACGTACTTCTACGCGAACTGCGGTGAGACTGGCATCAGCGGCGCGACGATGCAGGTGATGCTCAAGGTGACTTTGGCGTGCTGCGTAGTGCAGGTCTTCGCTATTCGCCACTTCGTGTTCAACCGCCTGGGGACCAAGAAACAGTTCATCGAGGACTCCACAGATCTGTGGACGAACGATGGGACTGAAATGGAGGGTGAGGAGGCTGTGGCCAACCTCCGCATCCAGCACGAGCGCATCATGCCGTTCATGAATGACATCAAAGACAAGCTGGACGCGCAGGCTTAAGAATACAAGACCGTTACTTTCTGTGAGCAAGGGGTCGATGAGTGAGACGGCGCCAGAATGCGTTTGCCGGTTGCAACTGTGCACAGCTCTCCCCGCACGcacttccctcttctccaacTTAGGCTGTTTCTTTCCCCAGACCCCAGTGCCTGCGTGCGTTGCGGCGTTTTTTTGGGCTATAGAGACAGGGTAGTATGATGGGGCAGATGCGGATTGTTCATGCTCATGtgttgctcttctccttccggTTGACCGTCGGCGAACGTCGCACCGCGACACTCTCCTCAAAGAGCCtctccaaaaaaaaaaagagacgacggcgccgacaaaacgcaaaaaaaaacaagatGGTGTCCAGGTTAGCGTGGTGCGTTGTTTGAAAttgtgcaggtgtgtgtgtgtgtgtgtgtgtgtgtgtgtgacatTAGGCCTCTTCCCGTTCAGTCCGCACCGCTTCGGAGacactctcctcccccccacacacacccctcacACAGGCCCTTCTTCCACAATGATGTGattccgctctctctctctttctctctctcgactTTAATAGCTAACTTATAGTGAACCAGAGTCGAACAAGCAAAGGTGGCGGGTatggggtggagagggagagggagagcagcgTACATGCAAAAGAAACGACGCGCCAGAggcgtttctttttctccgtAGCAACTCATTTCTTCttgcttttttctctttctagtatttctctctcttggcaGCGGAGGGCTTTGTGTTGTTGTCGTCTGGTCTGCGCGTGCACAAGACGTCTTTGTGTGCCCGTGTGTATGTCGTGTGCGCTTGTTTACATCTCGTAGTTGTCCTGCGCGGACACAGCGAGTTGTCCCCCCGCCCTGCCGCTCCTTTTGTTGttctttcttcttttcccttcaaTTTGATTTGCCTTTCACCGAGAGAAGGTGACATGCACGGGAGGCCCCGAAACCAAAAATGAAAAGGTGGCGCACCGGAGTAAAAGTGACACCACTGAAGCCGAAGAAGAAaccgaaagaaaaaagacaGCCGTCACTCGTCGATCCGCCATGGTGCTAGCTGAGAGATTGCTTTCAAATGCGAGGTGAACGTGACCTGTGACTGCATAAGGGTgtgggcggcggtgctgcagcagtggagcATTGCCGAGCAGAGACGGGGAGGGGCGTGGAAAGACacgacaacagcagcagcagtgtttATGTGCGTTGCACTTGTGGGTTCTCTGTCCAACACATGCTTGAcagtgtctctctctctctttgtgcaAAATTGtaaagctgctgctggctctATGACTTTTGCCCACGCcattcacacacacacacactcccaTGCGAGGATTCCCGCTTCGTGTCAGCACACCATCAGTACTCCTACATGCGCTTCCTCGGCCTGGGTCTTCTCGATTCCGCGATACTTTCTTTGTTTCCTCTCTGACGTCCCCCACGTTTtgtccttttcctttcctgcTCCTCGGCACCTCTTTGCCTCCACTAGTGGCCCCGCTGATGGTATGTGCCCCGTTGACTTCATCTTGTCAACTTCATTTGTacgcgcgcgcacccacacacacacacacgcgcacacgaaCCTACACAGGCAGGCACTTTCGTGATTCCTAGTACTACAGGCGGATTATATTTTCGCCgattttcttctttttttttttaccttTGTTTCTGTGTATTTCCTTCGATTCAGACCACGCCTTCGCTCCCTTCTTCACACACTTTCTCTGCAGGTTACGCGACTCGTGTTGTggcttttcccttttttcgcCGTGTGTTTCGCCACTCCAAGCGCTGTTGCCTCGCGCTTCTCAgcagcgtgcgtgtgccgtACGTTTCAGTGCTTCTTGTTAGTGAAGTGTCGTTTCTCCGCTactcttcccctttttcttttatCGCCTGCCTCCAGCCATTcactggggggggggtggctgCTGGATTTTTGACGTTTATTCCCGCTATCGGTGGTTGCCTCCGTGCAGTTTTGTGTGTAGGCGTGCTCGCATATATGTGTGAGGTGGCCCTAGGTAAACCGCaaagcaacaacagcaacgccgcaccacctcctctcttcccatACCGATTCCGCAACACGCGGACAGCTCATCACGTGACGCAGAGAAGcggaaaggaggggaagaagctCACGGACAGAGATACGTCGCGGTGGACAGGTATGCTTCACGCTTTCTCATAAGCCCAACAAACACGAGTGTATCGCTGTCAACGCACCAAGTCTCTCTTCCTGGTCGTGCCATTCGTCGTATCTAGGCTGTTTCTGCACAGACAATCACCCATACAAGCAcaagcacagctgccctTCCTTCCCCATTATATGCGTCTTACGGGTTTTTCTTCACCTCTTGTCttttgccctcccccctcccgctcATCTCTCTACTTCACCTTCTTATTGggcccttcttctcttgaAAGCAAATCAACCCCAGCCAGAAACGATTCAAACCCTCATTGTTTTTCGTGGTCAGATTTTCGAGAGTGattgctcctcctcacacacgcgtgcatgCGTTTGCCTGCTTGCCTGTTGCGCTctcacccttctctcccactctcACCCAGTTTCTCGTCGTaacgtgtctctctctctctgtgtatgcTTCAGTGCTTTAGTGCGCGTGTTCGAGGTTATCTCTCGAAAGTAGAGCATCGTTgtcatcatcgtcatcgtATTTTTCCTTCGCCCTTCTCTGTTCCGATTTATCTCCCGCTTTGTTCTCGTCTTGGCTGCCGTTGTGGTATGTTGTCGAGTGCACCGCACAAGTTGTTGTGGTCAGTGCATTGAAGCTGGCGCTCCTTTGTGCTTCAGTTATTCCTTCGCTTTATAGTGCTTCGCCTTTGTCTACCTTCCTAGCGTGTTGTGTAGAGGCGCGTCGGCTGATCGTGCGTGGCGTAAGTTGCCCCCTTTTTCTGTTTCCCCTTGTAGTGAAAGAGACTGAAGCGGCCGCAACGTACACGACACACTTCAGGCAGCGTCACGTGGTGGCTGAGGTACtctgcttccttctccccacTCTCTTATGTTGAGTTTCCCCTTTTGAATTTCCTCCCTGTTGActcgcttcttctcgtttgtgtgtgtgcgggcgcGTACTTGTTTGCCGTcatctttcctcttccctttctgtTCCTGTGTGGTGCGTACTCTGTAGCACCAGTCGGTTTTACTCTTGGTGTGTCACCATCGATCTGCTTTTcggctctctttctctctgattTCGTTGTTGCCTTGCATCGtttcatctctctttttctctgcgcGTGCTGTTTCGAGCTGTGTCTTCAGTCTTGCTgtcttgcgtgtgtgtgtggtgtgccGGTGTGTACTCGTCGTCGGGTCATCTTCTTCgacttcttttccctttcactCGTCTTCAGATCGTTTGTCCTGTTTCCCTTGTCTTAAACTGCCTCACTGCTCTCTGTCGCCTCTCGGCACGGGCCTTTTGTGGTTGCACTTCCGTGAAGGACCGGTCATTCGATGTATGTCTACCCTCCAAATTCCTCTGCCTTGgactcccctctttcccttactcgccgtctctttcttcgtgcagctgcgggacGCGAGACGAGAAGAATCGAAACCGCAACGAAAAAGTACGCAGCGCATCCAACCACGATTATCCGGAGAATCGACGATTGCAAAGTACTGTAACACCACGCGActtcttttcgttcttctGTATTCTGTATTGGCTTACCAgtggcgccactgccgcctctctccgtgGTGCTCTTGTCTAGGATTGTCGGCGTCTCTGCAATCGTTCGTCCGTTGGCACAGGGGCCGCAgccttttctcctcccctctgctTTACCATTCGTCTAACCGTATGCTTGTATGCCACCGAGTCTACGTCTTTTGAGCTCAGCTGCCGCCTTTCCTCCttaatatatatatatacatatattTTGTTAAATTGGTCTTTCTGTTGTTGTCTTTCTCCAggtttctctcttttcacaGCTTCGTCATCGCTGTCGAAGGAGTGCCGTCTACCTGTGCACGTGTGGCTGTGCTTCTTTACCTTcgttttctcccccctccccctctcccctctccttgtgGCTGTAACTGGagcttttcgttttcttggcgccttcttctccgtCCTCCTAATTTCGGTCTACTTTTCTTCGTGAGTTTCGCGCGTCTGctgtttccctctctctgtgcgtgttgcCTGGTGTCTGGCGGAGCGCTTACGAGTCGGGCGGGGCACACCCCCTTTTTCAGCGTTGTGGATAAGAGCTGTAGTGAGTTaccgcttctttttttttcctcttctctctccttcctcttaGCATCATGCACCTGTTAGCCGGTCGCTACATTTTGGTGCAGCAGATTGGTAAGGGGGGCTTTGGCGCTGTGGAGGAGTACACAGACGCCATCACAAACGATAATGTCGCCATCAAAACAATTCCTAGCCGATACGTGAATCAAGAGAGCCGCCGACTCGTGCGAGAGATCGACATTATGTCCTTCCTACACGAGGCTCACCCGCACGTCATCGGGTACTTTAGCATCTTCGCCACCAAAGCGGTCGCCATACCCAACCACAACAACTCAAATGGGTTTGATGACCCGCTGATGAGCGTCGCACAGACGGCAGAGAACACACCATTCGAGTTAAACGTGCTGGGCGATCATTACGCAGGGCTGAACGAAGATGAGAGGTTGCGCCTGCATCACGAAGAGCTGATGGGGTTCGTGACGAGGATTAACAGGACGGACGAGTTCAATGTACACATTGTCATGCCGCTCATGAAGGGCGACCTCTTCTACTTTATCCGGCTCCTCTCGTCGCAGTCGAGTGTGCAGCGGCTTGGTGTGACGCATCAGTTTTTGGCTCAGGTGGCCGTCGTATTCGCCTTTCAAATATGCTTTGGCCTCGACTACCTGCACCAGTGCTCCATCATTCATCGCGACATGAAGCCGGACAacgtgctggtgcgccttgACATCACCAACCCGTACATGTCCACAGCGCTGATCGCAGACATGGGTCTCGCACGCGATGCTCAGCAAAGCGACACCATCTACATCTGCACTCGCTATTACCGACCACCAGAGGTCATCACCAGCGTGTCCGGCGGGTCGCCGCAGATCGACATCTGGTCTTTGGGCTGCATTTTTTACGAATTGTGCACTAGCCATACGCTCTTCACCATGCGCACGGCGCTGAACGAGCGCGGCGAGTGGGATGGCGCCAAGGCGAGCCTGCAGTTGGAAGTCATTCTCAACACCATCggcaccccctctcccgaGGACATTGAGCGCTATATGCCTAGTGGGAACGCCAAGCTGTACTTGCAGCGCAGTGCCGCACGCCcatcgcagctgcgccagctgatTGAGCACAATTGGATTCTGCACACGAGCGAtgacgagaaagagaagtggATCGACCTCATCACTCGGTGCGTCGCCTTTTTCCCCGAGCAGCGCCCAACGGCccagcagctctgccagcACCAGCTGTTCCGCAAATACAACGTGTTTTACGGCACCAATGTGAAGCAGTACACGCCAACGCCGTACACATCATCCTACAGCGGTTCTTCGGAGAGTTCCCGCGTGGAGAACAAGGCAGCCATCCTGGTTCTTGTGCAGCGTGCCCTGCGCAAGACGATGCCCCCGGTGAacgaggagagcggcgacgaggagctCAGTTCGCtgagcagtggcagcagcagcatcagcagtggCGAGAGTGGGAGCGCAAGCGACAACGAGGCAGCCCACGTGACACGGCAAACGGCCATTAACGACTGCTTGTCTGTCGCCGGCCACTGCTCGTCCTCGATGCTATGCGACAGCCGTCAGCAGCACGATGAGAGTGGCCAAACCGAAGAGCTGGGCTCTACAACAGAGTCATTCTCAGCCTTCGACTCAGCCAGGATGAGtggcgcagcaacagcaccgccgccaacgcgtccgccacagcagcagcagcggtatgCCTTGCCCCCCTTTGACAACAGTACCTTGAAGGACTACTGCAAATCTTTGCTCAACGATGATGACGAGGGTGACATTGGGTGCAATAGCGAGCAGGTATGTGACACCGACGACGAAGAGCGCCTCACGGGCTTTCAGCACCAGCGACCCAGCGCTTTCATGCTGCACCTCAGTCCTGGCAGCATCTTCCGGAACAGTCCTGCCTCACTGCCCGACGGCCCCActgaggcggcggctgcgcgagcggAGCCGGAAAGGCGCTTTACCCATTCCTTTAGCTCCGAGGAGAGCGGTCCAGTGGTGGAGgacacgccgccgctggagctgAGTCCCACATTCCGTGACCGAATCACGCGGCGTCGGTCGAGCACTgccgacgaggaggaagatcCCAGGCTAGAGTCGCAGATGCCGAGCGTGTTCGACTTGGACAGCTACCGCGTCGGTAAATCACTCGACGCGGCGATGAACGAAGAGCCACGCATCTCTGAAAGCGTCTTGCCGCAGACAATGGAGTCCATGCCCGCTGATGAAGTTGCACGACTGCTGTCGGCGTACAACATCCCCTTGGAGGAGAGCAACTACCGCACTGGGCTAAGCCATGTGCAGTCCGTGCCGCCCTCCGTCATGACCAGCGGCCCGTATAATTTCATTTCCTCGTGCCACgttggtggcggtgcgggGGCGGCAATGCCACCAACACAACAACCCTTCAACAATGAGACCTTGCCGAACGAGGCGACTCGAATACCAAGCATGCACGTGTCGCGCGGTGGCAACGAGGGACACCTCCACGTTGACGCTAAAGTCGGCACttgggcagcggcaccgccggcgtCGACCGTCCCACCTGGCAACGGGGCAGCCATGGAGATGGATCTCCACGAGCAGTATGACTACTTTGCCGACACAGACTACTACATTGGCCCAACGCCAAGCAACATGGCACAGGTGGCGGCCGCTCGTCAGCCAGCCGAGAAGCGCGACGGCTCACCATATTTGCTCAACTTAGCGGATAACATGCCACTCGAACAAGCGCAGAAGCGCGAGCTTTCGGAACCATTGCTGCCGCCAATCTACATGTCCACCGCACCGCCTTCCGAGacgtctctctttcaccaATCCCCGTCCCCGACACCGCAGGCACACCGCcatcagccgccgccgcacgccCGTTACCAGCAGAGCGTGCCCGGGTTTCCGCCCATTGCAAGTGAGGAGCTACGTCAGCGCTACATGTCGTACCGGCATACGCCACAGAGCATTCAGGCAGCGACATCGTCTGTATTGGAGGAGCTGGGCGGCTGCACGCACGACGCCGAGCGATCAGGCGAGCTTCGTCAGTTGCTCAACTACTACACTTCTCTTCAGGTCACACCCTTG comes from Leishmania braziliensis MHOM/BR/75/M2904 complete genome, chromosome 33 and encodes:
- a CDS encoding putative protein kinase codes for the protein MHLLAGRYILVQQIGKGGFGAVEEYTDAITNDNVAIKTIPSRYVNQESRRLVREIDIMSFLHEAHPHVIGYFSIFATKAVAIPNHNNSNGFDDPLMSVAQTAENTPFELNVLGDHYAGLNEDERLRLHHEELMGFVTRINRTDEFNVHIVMPLMKGDLFYFIRLLSSQSSVQRLGVTHQFLAQVAVVFAFQICFGLDYLHQCSIIHRDMKPDNVLVRLDITNPYMSTALIADMGLARDAQQSDTIYICTRYYRPPEVITSVSGGSPQIDIWSLGCIFYELCTSHTLFTMRTALNERGEWDGAKASLQLEVILNTIGTPSPEDIERYMPSGNAKLYLQRSAARPSQLRQLIEHNWILHTSDDEKEKWIDLITRCVAFFPEQRPTAQQLCQHQLFRKYNVFYGTNVKQYTPTPYTSSYSGSSESSRVENKAAILVLVQRALRKTMPPVNEESGDEELSSLSSGSSSISSGESGSASDNEAAHVTRQTAINDCLSVAGHCSSSMLCDSRQQHDESGQTEELGSTTESFSAFDSARMSGAATAPPPTRPPQQQQRYALPPFDNSTLKDYCKSLLNDDDEGDIGCNSEQVCDTDDEERLTGFQHQRPSAFMLHLSPGSIFRNSPASLPDGPTEAAAARAEPERRFTHSFSSEESGPVVEDTPPLELSPTFRDRITRRRSSTADEEEDPRLESQMPSVFDLDSYRVGKSLDAAMNEEPRISESVLPQTMESMPADEVARLLSAYNIPLEESNYRTGLSHVQSVPPSVMTSGPYNFISSCHVGGGAGAAMPPTQQPFNNETLPNEATRIPSMHVSRGGNEGHLHVDAKVGTWAAAPPASTVPPGNGAAMEMDLHEQYDYFADTDYYIGPTPSNMAQVAAARQPAEKRDGSPYLLNLADNMPLEQAQKRELSEPLLPPIYMSTAPPSETSLFHQSPSPTPQAHRHQPPPHARYQQSVPGFPPIASEELRQRYMSYRHTPQSIQAATSSVLEELGGCTHDAERSGELRQLLNYYTSLQVTPLYTA